A window from Flavobacterium sp. 83 encodes these proteins:
- a CDS encoding dimethylarginine dimethylaminohydrolase family protein, with the protein MLELNIKNETSRLTAVVLGSAINNGPTPKQEEAYDPKSLEHILAGTYPLEQDMVNEMDAFNKVLEKYNVTVFRPEMIVNYNQIFTRDIGFVIDDIFIKSNILPDRERELDAIQYVIDQIDPKKVVRPPEEVHIEGGDVILWNDYIFIGTYKGSDYKDYITARTNLQGVQYIKDLFPNKIVKEFDLVKSKIEARDNALHLDCCFQPVGNDKGIIYKRGFREEADYLFLVNLFGKENLFHITRDEMYAMNSNVFSIDTNVVVSEKNFTRLNNWLRTNGFIVEEIPYAEIAKQEGLLRCSTLPLIRD; encoded by the coding sequence ATGTTAGAATTAAATATAAAGAATGAAACTTCAAGATTGACCGCTGTAGTTTTAGGTTCAGCGATTAATAATGGCCCCACTCCAAAACAGGAGGAAGCATATGATCCGAAGTCATTAGAACATATTTTAGCAGGTACGTATCCACTAGAGCAGGATATGGTAAATGAAATGGACGCCTTTAATAAAGTGCTCGAAAAATACAATGTGACTGTTTTTCGTCCAGAAATGATAGTCAATTATAATCAAATTTTTACCAGAGACATAGGTTTTGTTATAGATGATATTTTTATTAAATCTAATATATTGCCGGATAGAGAGCGAGAGTTAGATGCGATACAATATGTTATTGATCAAATTGATCCAAAAAAAGTCGTTCGTCCTCCAGAAGAAGTGCATATTGAAGGTGGAGATGTGATTTTGTGGAATGACTATATTTTTATTGGAACTTATAAAGGCAGTGACTACAAAGATTATATTACCGCAAGAACAAACTTACAAGGAGTTCAATACATTAAAGATTTATTTCCAAATAAAATTGTTAAAGAATTCGATTTGGTAAAGTCAAAAATTGAAGCTCGTGATAATGCTTTGCATTTAGACTGTTGTTTTCAGCCTGTTGGGAATGATAAAGGGATTATTTACAAAAGAGGATTTCGTGAAGAAGCAGATTATTTGTTTCTTGTAAATCTTTTTGGAAAGGAAAACCTATTTCACATTACGAGAGACGAAATGTATGCTATGAATTCGAATGTTTTTTCAATAGATACTAATGTTGTAGTTTCTGAAAAAAACTTTACCAGATTAAATAATTGGTTGCGCACCAATGGTTTTATAGTTGAAGAGATCCCATATGCGGAAATTGCAAAGCAAGAAGGATTATTACGATGTTCTACATTACCTTTAATTAGAGATTAA
- a CDS encoding citrate synthase, protein MSKTATLEIDGKKFELPIIVGTENEVAIDINKLRDLSGAITIDPGYKNSGSCKSEITFLDGELGILRYRGYSIEDLAEKADFLEVSYLLIFGELPTKVQLEQFENDIRKYTLVNEEMKNIIDGFPKTAHPMGVLAALTSALTAFNPKSVNVENEKEMYEAVCKTMGKFLVIATWTYRKSMGYPLNYYDNTKGYVENFMRLMFELPTEPYKASPVVIDALDRLFILHADHEQNCSTSTVRMVGSSHAGLFASISAGVSALWGPLHGGANQAVLEMLEEIHKNGGDAEKYIAKAKDKNDPFRLMGFGHRVYKNFDPRAKIIKKAANEVLATLGVEDPILAIAKKLEEAALVDEYFVSRKLYPNVDFYSGIIYRALGIPTDMFTVMFAIGRLPGWIAQWKEMRENKEPIGRPRQVYTGSPLRDFVSSEKR, encoded by the coding sequence ATGTCAAAAACAGCAACATTAGAAATAGATGGCAAAAAGTTTGAACTTCCTATTATTGTAGGAACCGAAAATGAAGTAGCTATCGATATTAACAAATTACGTGATTTGTCGGGTGCAATTACTATTGATCCAGGTTACAAAAATTCAGGTTCTTGTAAAAGCGAAATTACTTTCCTTGATGGAGAGCTAGGGATTTTGCGTTATAGAGGGTATTCAATAGAAGATTTAGCTGAAAAGGCAGATTTTTTAGAAGTTTCTTATCTTTTAATTTTTGGAGAATTACCAACTAAAGTTCAGTTGGAGCAATTTGAAAATGATATTAGAAAATATACTTTGGTAAACGAGGAAATGAAAAACATCATTGACGGTTTTCCAAAAACAGCTCATCCGATGGGTGTTTTAGCTGCTTTGACAAGTGCTTTGACTGCATTTAATCCAAAGTCAGTGAATGTTGAAAATGAAAAAGAAATGTACGAGGCAGTTTGTAAAACCATGGGTAAATTCTTGGTAATTGCAACTTGGACTTACAGAAAAAGTATGGGTTATCCTTTGAATTATTATGATAATACAAAAGGATACGTAGAGAATTTCATGCGTTTAATGTTTGAATTGCCAACGGAGCCTTATAAAGCCAGTCCTGTAGTTATTGATGCGTTAGACCGATTGTTTATTCTTCATGCTGACCATGAGCAAAATTGTTCTACTTCGACCGTTAGAATGGTAGGTTCTTCTCATGCTGGATTATTTGCTTCAATATCTGCAGGAGTTTCTGCACTTTGGGGACCATTACATGGTGGTGCTAATCAAGCAGTACTTGAAATGCTGGAAGAAATTCATAAAAATGGTGGTGATGCAGAGAAATATATAGCTAAAGCAAAAGATAAAAATGACCCTTTCCGTTTAATGGGGTTTGGTCATAGAGTATATAAAAATTTCGATCCAAGAGCGAAAATTATTAAAAAAGCAGCAAATGAAGTTTTGGCAACTTTAGGTGTAGAAGATCCAATTCTTGCTATAGCTAAGAAATTGGAAGAAGCAGCTCTAGTAGATGAGTATTTTGTGTCTAGAAAATTATATCCAAATGTTGATTTCTATTCTGGGATTATTTACAGAGCATTAGGTATTCCTACGGATATGTTTACGGTTATGTTTGCAATAGGACGTTTACCAGGTTGGATAGCACAATGGAAAGAAATGCGAGAAAATAAAGAACCTATCGGAAGACCAAGACAGGTATATACTGGCAGTCCTTTGAGAGACTTTGTATCATCTGAGAAAAGATAA
- the eno gene encoding phosphopyruvate hydratase, with translation MSIIIKIHARQIFDSRGNPTIEVDVITDNGVLGRAAVPSGASTGEHEAVELRDGGKAFLGKGVLNAVKNVNTIISEELVGVSVFEQNVIDQMMIDLDGTPNKSNLGANAILGVSLAVAKAAANELGLPLYRYVGGVSANTLPVPMMNIINGGSHSDAPIAFQEFMIFPVKARSFSHAMQMGTEIFHSLKKVLHDRGLSTAVGDEGGFAPNLPGGTEDALDTIKKAVETAGYTFGDEIMIALDCASAEFYVNGKYDYSKFEGETGKIRSSAEQVDYLAELVSKYPIISIEDGMDENDWDGWKLLTDKIGDKVQLVGDDLFVTNVERLSTGIEKGIANSILVKVNQIGTLTETIAAVNMAKNAGYTSVMSHRSGETEDNTIADLAVALNCGQIKTGSASRSDRMAKYNQLLRIEEELGSTAYFPGLNAFKIK, from the coding sequence ATGAGTATAATTATCAAAATTCACGCAAGACAAATTTTCGATTCAAGAGGAAATCCTACAATTGAAGTAGATGTAATTACAGACAATGGTGTTTTAGGAAGAGCTGCAGTACCATCTGGAGCGTCAACTGGAGAACATGAAGCAGTTGAATTACGTGATGGAGGAAAAGCATTTCTTGGAAAAGGAGTTTTGAATGCTGTGAAAAATGTTAATACCATTATTTCTGAAGAACTTGTTGGAGTTTCAGTTTTCGAACAAAATGTTATTGATCAAATGATGATTGATTTAGATGGTACTCCAAATAAATCTAACTTAGGGGCTAATGCAATTTTAGGGGTTTCTCTTGCTGTAGCAAAAGCTGCTGCTAATGAATTAGGGTTGCCTTTATACAGATATGTAGGTGGTGTTTCTGCTAATACATTGCCAGTTCCAATGATGAATATCATCAATGGTGGTTCTCATTCTGATGCGCCAATCGCATTTCAAGAATTTATGATTTTCCCAGTGAAAGCAAGATCATTTTCACATGCAATGCAAATGGGGACAGAAATTTTTCATAGTTTGAAAAAAGTTTTACACGATAGAGGTCTTTCAACTGCAGTAGGTGATGAAGGTGGTTTTGCACCAAATCTTCCTGGAGGAACTGAAGATGCTTTGGATACAATTAAAAAAGCAGTTGAAACTGCGGGTTATACTTTTGGAGATGAAATCATGATCGCTTTAGATTGTGCTTCTGCTGAGTTTTATGTAAATGGAAAATACGATTATTCTAAATTTGAAGGTGAAACTGGTAAGATTAGATCTTCTGCAGAACAAGTAGATTATTTAGCAGAATTAGTTTCTAAATATCCAATCATTTCTATCGAAGATGGAATGGATGAGAATGACTGGGATGGATGGAAATTACTTACTGATAAAATTGGGGATAAAGTACAATTAGTTGGTGATGATTTATTCGTTACAAATGTGGAGCGTTTGTCAACTGGTATTGAAAAAGGGATTGCTAATTCTATTCTTGTAAAAGTAAACCAAATTGGAACTTTGACTGAGACTATTGCAGCAGTTAACATGGCTAAAAATGCAGGGTATACTTCAGTAATGTCACACCGTTCAGGAGAGACAGAAGACAATACAATTGCAGATTTAGCAGTAGCTTTAAATTGTGGTCAAATTAAAACTGGTTCTGCTTCTCGTTCTGATCGTATGGCTAAATACAATCAATTATTAAGAATTGAAGAAGAATTGGGAAGTACAGCATATTTTCCAGGTTTAAATGCTTTTAAAATAAAATAA
- a CDS encoding erythromycin esterase family protein, with translation MEPLKNRNNLINSSEIIALLNKTATPLENSTDLDPLINAIGGAKYVLLGEASHGTHEYYVWRAKITQRLIKEKGFSFVGVEGDWPDCYRVNRYAKGYLNTEKDIYSIMNEFKRWPTWMWANWETAAFIDWLKVYNEDLSADKRVGFYGLDVYSFRESMNSIIQYLEKNDPKALAIAKTAMKCFEPYERDEGQTYARASSFIPELCEKEILNLLNKIIKNAPNYNHDPENVLSTEQNAFITRNAEKYYRAMIKRGPASWNIRDEHMVSTIERLMKFHGNKAKIIVWEHNTHIGDARATEMASEGMVNVGQLLRERYFNEGVVAVGFGSYKGSVIAGREWGDSMRKIKVPEAVAGSWEHALHLAGDGKNKLILMDQLKKEKCLSTYIGHRAIGVVYNPEHEKFGNYVPTILPERYDAFIFLDETSGLHPLHIQPDGHQIPETYPFGM, from the coding sequence ATGGAACCTTTAAAAAACCGTAACAATTTAATCAATTCTAGTGAAATTATAGCATTATTAAACAAAACAGCTACTCCATTAGAAAATTCAACAGATTTAGATCCATTAATCAACGCTATAGGAGGTGCAAAATATGTCCTTTTAGGCGAAGCCTCACATGGAACACACGAATATTATGTCTGGAGAGCTAAAATCACACAGCGACTAATAAAAGAAAAAGGGTTTTCTTTTGTAGGAGTCGAAGGCGATTGGCCAGATTGCTATCGCGTGAATCGGTATGCTAAAGGATATCTAAATACTGAAAAAGATATTTACAGTATCATGAATGAATTTAAAAGATGGCCAACCTGGATGTGGGCTAATTGGGAAACGGCAGCATTTATAGATTGGCTCAAGGTTTATAATGAAGATCTATCCGCTGATAAAAGAGTAGGATTTTATGGTTTGGATGTATACAGCTTCAGGGAATCAATGAACTCCATCATTCAATATTTAGAAAAAAATGATCCAAAAGCACTGGCAATTGCAAAAACAGCCATGAAATGTTTTGAACCTTACGAAAGAGACGAAGGACAAACTTACGCGAGAGCCTCTTCATTCATACCAGAATTATGTGAAAAAGAAATCCTTAACCTACTGAACAAAATAATAAAAAATGCACCCAACTACAATCATGATCCAGAAAATGTTTTAAGTACGGAACAAAATGCATTCATTACCAGAAATGCCGAAAAATATTATCGCGCTATGATTAAAAGAGGTCCAGCCTCATGGAACATTCGAGACGAACATATGGTTTCCACTATAGAAAGACTTATGAAATTCCATGGAAACAAGGCAAAAATAATAGTATGGGAACACAACACACACATTGGCGACGCTCGAGCTACAGAAATGGCCTCCGAGGGCATGGTAAATGTAGGACAGTTATTAAGAGAACGCTATTTCAACGAAGGAGTTGTTGCAGTTGGATTTGGCTCTTACAAAGGGAGCGTGATTGCCGGCAGAGAATGGGGCGATTCCATGCGGAAAATAAAAGTTCCTGAAGCTGTAGCAGGAAGCTGGGAGCATGCCTTACACCTTGCAGGAGACGGAAAAAATAAGTTAATACTAATGGATCAATTAAAAAAAGAAAAATGTCTTTCAACATACATAGGGCATCGCGCCATTGGAGTTGTATACAATCCAGAGCATGAAAAATTCGGCAATTACGTTCCTACAATACTACCAGAAAGATACGATGCCTTTATTTTCCTTGATGAAACAAGTGGATTGCATCCCCTTCACATCCAACCGGATGGGCACCAAATTCCCGAAACCTATCCTTTCGGAATGTAA
- the carA gene encoding glutamine-hydrolyzing carbamoyl-phosphate synthase small subunit, translating to MKYTTRQKAILLLSDGTIFHGKSIGISGTTFGEVCFNTGMTGYQEIFTDPSYFGQLMVATNAHIGNYGVNDSEVESKSIKIAGLICKNFSFNYSREDASGSLEDYFIKQKLICISDVDTRALVSYIRDNGAMNAVICTDETPIEELKIALANVPDMKGLELASKVSTTEPYFFGDENATYKISALDLGIKTNILRNLAKRDCYIKVFPFDSSYQDLASFNPDGYFLSNGPGDPEPLSGAIQVAKEILVNDKPLFGICLGHQVIGLANGISTYKMFNGHRGINHPVKNIITGKGEITSQNHGFAVNKEELDNHPDLEITHLHLNDGTVAGMRVKNKNCFSVQYHPEASPGPHDSSYLFDQFIENIKG from the coding sequence ATGAAATATACAACACGACAAAAAGCAATTCTTCTATTAAGTGACGGAACCATATTCCATGGTAAATCTATTGGAATCAGTGGAACTACTTTTGGGGAAGTTTGTTTTAATACGGGAATGACAGGCTACCAAGAAATATTTACTGATCCTTCTTATTTTGGTCAATTAATGGTAGCTACTAATGCCCATATTGGGAACTATGGAGTAAACGATTCAGAGGTTGAATCAAAAAGTATTAAAATAGCTGGTTTAATTTGTAAGAACTTTAGCTTTAACTATTCTCGTGAAGATGCTTCAGGGAGTTTAGAAGACTATTTTATAAAACAAAAGCTTATTTGTATTTCTGATGTAGATACACGTGCGCTGGTAAGCTACATACGTGATAATGGCGCTATGAATGCTGTAATTTGTACAGATGAAACACCAATCGAAGAACTAAAAATCGCATTGGCAAATGTGCCAGACATGAAAGGCTTAGAATTAGCTTCAAAAGTGTCTACTACTGAGCCCTACTTTTTTGGTGATGAGAATGCAACCTATAAAATTTCTGCGCTTGACTTAGGAATTAAAACGAATATCCTTCGTAATCTTGCTAAAAGAGATTGCTACATAAAAGTTTTCCCTTTTGATTCATCTTATCAAGATTTAGCTTCATTTAATCCTGATGGTTATTTTTTATCTAATGGACCTGGTGATCCTGAACCTCTTTCTGGTGCTATTCAAGTTGCAAAAGAAATTCTTGTAAACGACAAACCTTTATTCGGAATCTGTCTTGGACATCAGGTAATTGGTTTAGCGAATGGAATTTCAACATATAAAATGTTTAACGGTCATAGAGGAATAAACCATCCTGTAAAAAATATCATTACTGGAAAAGGAGAAATCACTTCTCAAAATCATGGTTTTGCCGTAAATAAAGAAGAGTTGGATAATCATCCTGACTTAGAAATCACACATCTTCACTTAAATGATGGGACGGTTGCAGGTATGCGTGTGAAAAACAAAAATTGTTTCTCTGTTCAATACCATCCGGAAGCAAGTCCGGGCCCGCATGATTCTTCTTATTTATTTGATCAATTTATCGAAAATATAAAAGGTTAA
- the rplQ gene encoding 50S ribosomal protein L17 — MRHGKKFNHLSRQTAHRKSMLANMACSLIEHKRINTTVAKAKALKQFVEPLITKSKEDTTHNRRIVFAYLRSKYAVTDLFRDVAAKVGDRPGGYTRIIKVGNRLGDNADMAMIELVDFNELYNGGKKEVKKAKSRRGGKAKKADEATEAPVAETETTTDTAE, encoded by the coding sequence ATGAGACACGGAAAAAAATTCAATCACTTAAGCAGACAGACAGCACATAGAAAATCTATGTTGGCTAATATGGCTTGTTCTCTTATTGAGCACAAACGTATTAACACTACTGTTGCTAAAGCAAAAGCGCTTAAACAATTTGTTGAGCCTTTAATAACAAAATCAAAAGAAGATACAACTCACAATCGTCGTATCGTTTTTGCTTACTTACGTAGCAAATATGCGGTAACTGACTTGTTCAGAGACGTAGCTGCTAAAGTAGGAGACCGTCCAGGTGGATACACTCGTATCATTAAAGTTGGAAATCGTTTAGGAGATAATGCTGATATGGCAATGATCGAATTAGTAGATTTCAATGAACTATACAATGGTGGTAAAAAAGAAGTTAAAAAAGCCAAAAGCCGTCGTGGTGGTAAAGCCAAGAAAGCTGATGAAGCTACTGAAGCTCCAGTTGCTGAAACTGAAACAACTACTGACACTGCTGAATAA
- a CDS encoding DNA-directed RNA polymerase subunit alpha, with translation MAIFNFQKPDKVIMIDSTDFEGKFEFRPLEPGYGLTVGNALRRVLLSALEGYAITSVRIEGVDHEFSTISGVVEDVTEIILNLKQVRFKRQIEDIDNESVTISVSGKDQLTAGDFQKFISGFQVLNPELVICNLDSKIKLNFDLTIEKGRGYVPAEENKKQNAAIGTIFTDSIFTPVKNVKYAIENFRVEQKTDYEKLVFEIKTDGSINPKDALTEAAKVLIHHFMLFSDERITLEADEIAQTESYDEESLHMRQLLKTKLVDMDLSVRALNCLKAAEVDTLGDLVSFNKNDLMKFRNFGKKSLTELDELVAIKNLNFGMDLAKYKLDKE, from the coding sequence ATGGCAATATTTAATTTTCAGAAGCCCGATAAAGTTATCATGATCGATTCAACCGATTTTGAAGGTAAGTTTGAATTCAGACCTTTAGAGCCAGGTTACGGATTGACCGTTGGTAATGCACTTAGAAGAGTTTTGCTTTCAGCATTAGAAGGTTATGCAATTACATCTGTTCGCATTGAAGGTGTAGATCATGAATTTTCTACTATCTCAGGAGTTGTTGAAGATGTTACCGAAATTATCCTTAATCTAAAACAAGTACGTTTCAAACGTCAAATTGAAGATATCGATAATGAATCAGTTACTATTTCTGTTTCTGGTAAAGATCAATTAACAGCTGGTGATTTTCAAAAATTTATTTCAGGTTTCCAAGTTTTGAACCCAGAACTTGTTATATGTAATTTGGATAGTAAAATCAAACTGAATTTCGATTTAACTATCGAAAAAGGTAGAGGATATGTTCCTGCTGAAGAGAACAAAAAACAGAATGCTGCAATTGGAACTATTTTTACTGATTCAATTTTTACTCCGGTAAAAAATGTGAAGTATGCAATTGAAAACTTCCGTGTAGAGCAAAAAACAGATTACGAAAAATTAGTTTTTGAAATCAAAACTGATGGATCTATTAATCCTAAAGATGCTCTTACTGAAGCCGCAAAAGTTTTAATTCACCATTTCATGTTATTTTCTGACGAAAGAATTACACTTGAGGCTGACGAAATTGCACAAACAGAATCTTATGATGAAGAGTCATTACACATGAGACAATTGCTTAAAACTAAGCTTGTTGACATGGATCTTTCTGTTAGAGCATTAAATTGTTTGAAAGCGGCTGAAGTTGATACACTTGGTGATTTAGTATCGTTCAATAAAAATGACCTAATGAAATTCCGTAATTTTGGTAAAAAATCTTTAACAGAACTAGATGAACTAGTAGCTATTAAGAATTTGAACTTCGGGATGGATTTAGCAAAATACAAACTAGATAAAGAATAA
- the rpsD gene encoding 30S ribosomal protein S4 translates to MARYTGPSTRIARKFGEAIFGDDKAFEKRNYPPGQHGMAKKRGKKSEYAVQLMEKQKAKYSYGILEKQFRNLFEKASATKGVTGEVLLQLCEARLDNVVFRMGIAPSRRGARQIVSHRHITVNGENVNIPSYHLKPGDVVGVREKSKSIEAIERSLSNSSHVYEWITWNNETKSGTFVTVPARLQIPENIKEQLIVELYNK, encoded by the coding sequence ATGGCAAGATATACTGGTCCTAGTACAAGAATCGCTCGTAAATTTGGCGAGGCAATTTTCGGAGACGATAAAGCTTTCGAAAAAAGAAATTATCCACCTGGTCAACACGGGATGGCAAAAAAAAGAGGTAAAAAATCTGAATATGCAGTCCAGTTAATGGAAAAGCAAAAAGCTAAATATTCTTATGGGATTTTAGAAAAACAATTTAGAAATTTATTCGAAAAAGCATCAGCTACTAAAGGTGTAACTGGTGAAGTTTTGTTACAATTGTGTGAAGCAAGATTAGACAATGTTGTTTTTAGAATGGGTATTGCTCCTTCTAGAAGAGGTGCTCGTCAAATCGTTTCTCACCGTCACATTACAGTAAACGGAGAAAATGTAAATATTCCTTCTTATCACTTGAAACCAGGTGATGTAGTTGGTGTTCGTGAAAAATCTAAATCTATAGAGGCTATCGAACGTTCTTTATCTAATTCAAGTCATGTTTATGAGTGGATTACTTGGAATAATGAAACTAAATCAGGTACTTTTGTTACTGTTCCTGCTAGACTTCAAATTCCAGAAAACATCAAAGAACAATTAATCGTAGAGTTGTACAACAAATAA
- the rpsK gene encoding 30S ribosomal protein S11 translates to MAKATAKKRKVIVESTGEAHISATFNNIIISLTNKKGEVISWSSAGKMGFRGSKKNTPYAAQMAAEDCSKVALEAGLKKVKVYVKGPGNGRESAIRSLHNGGIEVTEIIDVTPMPHNGCRPPKRRRV, encoded by the coding sequence ATGGCTAAAGCAACTGCAAAAAAACGTAAAGTTATCGTTGAATCAACGGGAGAAGCTCATATTTCTGCTACTTTTAACAATATCATCATTTCTTTGACTAATAAAAAAGGTGAAGTTATTTCTTGGTCTTCAGCTGGAAAAATGGGTTTTAGAGGTTCTAAAAAGAATACTCCATACGCGGCTCAAATGGCAGCAGAAGATTGTAGTAAAGTAGCTCTTGAAGCTGGACTTAAAAAAGTAAAAGTTTATGTAAAAGGACCAGGAAACGGACGTGAGTCTGCTATTCGTTCTTTGCATAACGGTGGAATTGAAGTGACTGAGATTATCGATGTTACTCCAATGCCGCACAATGGATGTCGTCCTCCAAAAAGACGTAGAGTTTAA
- the rpsM gene encoding 30S ribosomal protein S13, with amino-acid sequence MARIAGVDIPKNKRGVIALTYIFGLGRSRAIEILEKAQVSQDKKVQDWNDDEIGAIREAVSTFKIEGELRSEVSLNIKRLMDIGCYRGIRHRTGLPLRGQRTKNNSRTRKGKRKTVANKKKATK; translated from the coding sequence ATGGCAAGAATAGCAGGGGTAGATATCCCAAAAAATAAGAGAGGTGTTATAGCACTTACCTATATCTTCGGATTAGGAAGAAGTAGAGCTATTGAGATTTTAGAAAAAGCTCAAGTTAGCCAAGATAAAAAAGTTCAAGACTGGAATGATGATGAGATCGGAGCAATTCGTGAAGCTGTATCAACTTTCAAAATTGAAGGAGAATTGCGTTCTGAAGTTTCTTTAAACATCAAGCGTTTAATGGATATTGGATGTTATAGAGGTATCCGTCATAGAACTGGTCTTCCTTTAAGAGGACAAAGAACTAAAAACAACTCTAGAACAAGAAAAGGTAAGAGAAAAACTGTTGCCAACAAGAAAAAAGCAACTAAATAA
- the ykgO gene encoding type B 50S ribosomal protein L36, producing MKVRASVKKRSPECKIVRRKGRLYVINKKNPRFKQRQG from the coding sequence ATGAAAGTTAGAGCTTCAGTAAAAAAGAGAAGTCCCGAGTGCAAAATTGTGCGAAGAAAAGGGAGATTGTACGTAATAAACAAAAAGAATCCTAGATTTAAACAAAGACAAGGATAG
- the infA gene encoding translation initiation factor IF-1 — translation MAKQSAIEQDGSIIEALSNAMFRVELENGHIVIAHISGKMRMHYIKLLPGDKVKLEMSPYDLSKARITYRY, via the coding sequence ATGGCAAAACAATCAGCAATAGAACAAGACGGTTCAATCATTGAAGCATTATCAAATGCGATGTTCCGTGTAGAGTTAGAAAATGGACATATTGTAATCGCCCATATATCTGGAAAAATGCGTATGCATTACATCAAATTATTACCTGGTGATAAAGTGAAACTAGAAATGAGCCCTTACGATTTGTCAAAAGCAAGGATTACTTATAGATATTAA
- the secY gene encoding preprotein translocase subunit SecY produces the protein MKKFIESLSNVWKIEELKNRILITLGLLLVYRFGAHVTLPGIDATQLNSLAGQTKNGIGSILDMFTGGAFSKASVFALGIMPYISASIVVQLMGIAIPYLQKLQNDGESGRKKINQITRWLTIGITLVQGPTYIYNLYRTLPSSAFLLGFNSFEFLFSSVVILVTGTIFAMWLGEKITDKGIGNGISLLIMVGILARLPQAFIQEFTTRVTNNNGGPMLLVIEIIIWLLVIIACVLLVMAVRKIPVQYARRTSSGDYEQDLMGGNRQWIPLKLNASGVMPIIFAQAIMFIPAAVAGLSKSDASQSIVGAFSNMFGFWYNFVFATLIVVFTFFYTAITVPTNKMSDDLKRSGGFIPGVRPGVETSDFLDKVMSLITFPGSLFLALIAVFPAIVVSLMDVQQSWAMFFGGTSLIIMVGVAIDTIQQINSYLLNKHYDGLMKSGKNRKAVA, from the coding sequence ATGAAGAAATTTATTGAATCATTAAGTAATGTTTGGAAAATTGAGGAACTAAAAAATAGAATCCTAATCACTTTAGGTCTTCTTTTAGTTTATCGTTTTGGAGCACACGTTACGCTTCCTGGAATTGATGCAACTCAATTAAATAGTTTAGCAGGTCAAACCAAAAATGGTATTGGGTCTATTCTTGATATGTTTACAGGAGGTGCTTTCTCTAAAGCTTCAGTTTTTGCTTTAGGTATAATGCCATATATTTCTGCATCTATTGTTGTACAGTTAATGGGAATTGCGATTCCATATTTACAAAAGCTTCAGAATGATGGAGAAAGTGGTAGAAAGAAGATTAATCAAATTACCCGTTGGCTAACGATAGGTATTACTTTGGTTCAAGGTCCGACTTACATTTATAATTTGTATAGAACTTTGCCTAGTAGTGCTTTTTTGTTAGGATTTAATTCATTTGAATTCTTATTTTCTTCAGTTGTTATCTTAGTTACAGGTACAATCTTTGCCATGTGGTTAGGGGAAAAAATTACTGATAAAGGAATTGGTAACGGTATATCATTGTTGATTATGGTTGGTATTTTGGCTAGATTGCCTCAAGCTTTCATTCAAGAATTTACAACTAGAGTTACTAATAATAATGGTGGACCAATGTTATTGGTTATTGAAATTATCATTTGGTTATTAGTTATTATTGCTTGTGTATTGCTTGTTATGGCTGTTCGAAAAATACCTGTTCAGTATGCTCGTCGTACATCTTCAGGTGATTATGAACAAGATTTAATGGGTGGTAATAGACAATGGATTCCATTGAAGCTTAATGCTTCTGGAGTTATGCCTATTATTTTTGCTCAAGCAATTATGTTTATTCCTGCTGCAGTAGCAGGTTTATCTAAATCAGATGCGTCACAATCAATTGTTGGAGCTTTTAGTAATATGTTCGGTTTTTGGTATAATTTTGTTTTTGCAACTTTAATTGTTGTATTCACTTTCTTCTATACTGCAATCACAGTTCCTACTAATAAAATGTCTGATGATTTGAAGAGAAGTGGAGGTTTTATTCCTGGTGTTAGACCTGGAGTTGAAACTTCTGATTTTCTTGATAAAGTGATGTCTTTAATAACTTTTCCAGGATCTTTATTTCTTGCTTTGATAGCTGTGTTCCCAGCAATTGTTGTGAGTCTTATGGATGTTCAACAATCTTGGGCAATGTTTTTTGGAGGTACTTCATTAATAATTATGGTTGGTGTTGCCATAGATACAATTCAACAAATCAATTCATATTTGTTAAACAAACATTATGACGGTTTAATGAAAAGTGGTAAAAATAGAAAAGCAGTAGCTTAA